From one Formosa sediminum genomic stretch:
- a CDS encoding RagB/SusD family nutrient uptake outer membrane protein produces MKYFKYIAFMLMGSVFISCSDFLDPTPSSSITTDNYYNSAEELETGLIGVYAGIKGINSSSKDDNHGVQWEFYVTEMRTDNTSTKSPDSEDASDAGQMESFAVLPTNNFVLNYYTSSFETIYRANVILENLDVVEDEATYAALEGEAKFLRAYSYFNLVRLFGDLPLIDKVVDPSDVETQFTRVDTSIIYDLIISDLEAAVSGIADHGYKTRASKDAAKGLLAKVYLSLDSPEYSKAQVLCEDIMSSGDYRLLDDFYDVFYSELNDEVIFAIGYNSGIQDNSQIFSAEFMNAVGHTSGVNYATTDVKAAIDEFGGNRTEVSYREDPLTLFGGTIRYQVGKYFPDGETGGSDGQTFAGLPQLAGNDWIVLRYADILLMHAEAILAGAEETTSASAIDSYMEVRSRAGFEDRPTRLTKDALLVERRVELAFENQRFYDLVRFNEAQSTLSAFAAANGFTFTSTDLLLPIPQNEINLSQGVMYQNPGY; encoded by the coding sequence ATGAAATATTTCAAATATATCGCTTTTATGTTAATGGGGAGTGTCTTCATTTCATGTAGCGACTTTCTAGACCCAACCCCAAGTTCGTCTATTACAACAGACAACTACTATAATTCTGCAGAAGAGTTAGAAACTGGATTAATTGGTGTTTATGCTGGTATTAAAGGAATTAATAGTAGTAGTAAAGACGATAACCACGGTGTACAGTGGGAGTTTTACGTAACAGAAATGCGTACAGACAATACAAGTACCAAAAGTCCTGATTCTGAAGACGCTTCAGATGCAGGGCAAATGGAAAGTTTTGCCGTATTGCCAACAAATAACTTTGTGTTAAATTATTACACAAGTAGTTTTGAAACTATTTATAGAGCTAATGTAATATTAGAAAATTTAGATGTTGTAGAGGATGAAGCAACATATGCTGCTTTAGAAGGTGAAGCAAAATTTTTAAGAGCTTACTCATATTTTAATTTGGTACGTTTATTTGGAGATTTACCTTTAATTGATAAAGTTGTAGACCCTTCAGATGTAGAAACTCAATTCACAAGAGTAGATACTAGTATTATATACGACTTAATTATTTCAGATTTAGAAGCTGCAGTATCAGGTATCGCAGATCACGGTTATAAAACTAGAGCATCTAAAGATGCAGCAAAAGGATTATTAGCTAAAGTATATTTATCTTTAGATAGTCCAGAATATTCTAAAGCACAAGTTTTATGTGAAGACATAATGTCTAGTGGTGATTACAGATTATTAGATGATTTTTATGATGTATTCTATTCAGAATTAAATGACGAAGTTATTTTTGCTATCGGATACAATAGTGGTATTCAAGATAATAGTCAAATTTTCTCTGCAGAATTTATGAACGCTGTAGGACATACTAGTGGTGTAAATTATGCAACTACAGATGTTAAAGCTGCTATTGATGAATTTGGAGGAAATAGAACAGAAGTATCTTATAGAGAAGATCCTCTTACTTTATTTGGAGGAACAATTAGATACCAAGTTGGTAAATACTTCCCTGATGGTGAAACTGGAGGAAGCGACGGACAAACGTTTGCAGGTTTACCTCAGTTAGCAGGTAACGACTGGATAGTGTTACGTTATGCAGATATTTTACTAATGCACGCTGAAGCTATTTTAGCAGGTGCAGAAGAAACTACTAGTGCATCAGCCATAGATTCTTATATGGAAGTACGCTCAAGAGCAGGTTTTGAAGACCGCCCAACAAGACTTACTAAAGATGCTTTATTAGTAGAGAGACGTGTAGAGTTAGCTTTTGAAAATCAAAGATTTTATGATTTAGTTCGTTTTAATGAAGCGCAATCAACATTATCAGCTTTTGCAGCAGCTAACGGATTTACTTTTACTTCAACAGATTTATTACTGCCTATTCCGCAAAACGAAATAAATCTTAGTCAAGGTGTAATGTATCAAAACCCAGGATACTAA
- a CDS encoding SusC/RagA family TonB-linked outer membrane protein, which yields MNLKKQLVLYVVLLLNTALFAQDVVTGVVTDALGAPIPGANVLVVGTSRGTSTDFDGNFSLEVEAGEVLHFSYIGFVTKLVTVGDSKTLTVTLEEDLSELDEVVVIGYGTQKKSHVTGSVSKVVNEDLDQIAVSRVDDALVGQVSGVNIQSTDGEAGAAPTITIRGVGSMAGDSTPLIVVDGIIVDSSFLGSLNMNDVESFEILKDAASSSIYGSKGSNGIIMISMKSGVAGKTRVNYSTFTGMKSARKSDAYGFTTQGWADMQMEENGVISQYTQAQLQIGTDRSWQDVFFEDGTITNHSLSIRGGNDKTKFTVSMNYSEDEGVMLVDNYKKIGARLKLDSKLNDKISIGANFSPSYTNRRRFSENIHNVARHQPWLPIYHTEQSLQYVDPNGAYKDLKVGDYARQDHFTIFDLDGDGQINDILTNIGNSNNSNPYARIVERNRTDKKFQLYGSFYGQYEILEGLSFKSSLSGSYNDTRRFDYMGTQARESITDAYMQEISQKDNYLIFDNFLNFNKSLGKHDIGATLGTSIESRNYFYSGFKGTGFTNDVVMEITNATAISEFDGFEWQKRGISYVARLTYAFDNKYLASFSMRRDGSSIFGSDYKYGNFPAASVGWNIAKEDFMSESDVINNLKFRVSYGVTGNDRLNTGATDPDANGSEATLSTGNILVDYYPYLALLGAAGNSYAVDGSITAGFSPVNIANPGLKWERLVEINPGIDFGLLNNRITGSIDWYQRTSDQLLLNNPISVTTGFEGALVNLGEVKNEGWEFELRTKNISSEKFSWSTTVIATTNKNTLVDFADSDGQITSLDPSRPAEWINLEGQPISQFYGYVVDKEIPLEYLDRPYRHVGAQSGLVYVKDLNGDGVLDEEDKTVLGNPYPELIWSFTNEFSLGNFDFSFMFQGSHGAEVRNIADHYLFSNNNNRTILEGTPDQEFLVDKYFTNSIVQDASYIALRNVNIGYNFPSETLDKLKLSGLRVYATGQNLIYETADNYTGWNPEALDKTSPTQSGYQRGGSPIYSTISLGLNLDF from the coding sequence ATGAATTTGAAAAAACAATTAGTATTGTATGTAGTTCTGTTGCTTAACACAGCGTTGTTTGCACAGGATGTAGTTACAGGTGTCGTTACAGACGCACTAGGTGCTCCAATTCCAGGGGCAAATGTCCTGGTTGTAGGAACATCAAGAGGTACATCTACAGATTTTGACGGAAATTTCTCTTTAGAAGTTGAAGCGGGAGAGGTGTTACATTTTTCTTACATAGGATTTGTTACCAAGCTGGTAACTGTTGGTGATAGTAAAACATTAACTGTAACGTTAGAAGAAGATTTAAGTGAACTTGATGAGGTAGTCGTAATTGGTTATGGTACTCAAAAAAAATCACACGTTACAGGTTCCGTATCAAAAGTAGTAAATGAAGATCTTGATCAAATTGCAGTATCAAGGGTAGATGATGCCTTAGTTGGTCAAGTGTCTGGGGTAAACATTCAATCTACAGACGGTGAGGCAGGAGCTGCTCCAACCATTACTATTAGAGGGGTTGGTTCTATGGCTGGAGATTCTACGCCATTAATCGTTGTAGATGGTATTATTGTAGATTCAAGCTTTTTAGGGTCTTTAAACATGAATGATGTAGAGTCTTTTGAGATTTTAAAAGATGCAGCTTCTTCTTCTATTTATGGTTCTAAAGGGTCAAATGGTATTATCATGATTAGTATGAAATCTGGAGTTGCTGGAAAAACAAGAGTTAACTACAGTACATTTACTGGTATGAAATCTGCTAGAAAAAGTGACGCTTATGGGTTTACAACTCAAGGTTGGGCAGATATGCAAATGGAAGAAAACGGTGTGATATCACAATATACACAAGCACAATTACAAATAGGAACAGACCGTTCTTGGCAAGATGTGTTTTTTGAAGACGGTACAATTACTAACCACTCTTTATCTATTAGAGGAGGTAATGATAAGACAAAATTTACTGTCAGCATGAACTATTCAGAAGACGAAGGGGTAATGTTAGTAGATAATTATAAAAAGATTGGTGCTAGATTAAAATTAGATAGTAAACTAAATGATAAAATTAGTATTGGAGCTAACTTTAGTCCTTCTTATACGAATAGAAGACGTTTTTCTGAAAACATTCATAACGTTGCTAGACACCAACCATGGTTACCAATTTACCATACAGAACAGTCTCTACAATATGTAGATCCAAATGGAGCTTATAAAGATTTAAAAGTAGGGGATTATGCAAGACAAGATCACTTTACAATATTTGATTTAGATGGAGACGGACAAATTAACGATATCTTAACAAACATAGGAAACAGTAACAACTCTAACCCTTATGCAAGAATTGTAGAGCGTAACAGAACAGACAAAAAATTCCAATTATATGGAAGTTTTTACGGACAATATGAAATTTTAGAAGGATTATCATTTAAATCTTCTTTGTCAGGTTCTTATAACGATACACGAAGATTTGATTATATGGGAACGCAAGCTAGAGAGAGTATCACAGATGCTTATATGCAAGAAATTTCTCAAAAAGATAATTACTTAATTTTTGATAACTTCTTAAACTTTAATAAATCACTTGGTAAGCATGATATAGGTGCTACTTTAGGTACGTCTATTGAAAGTAGAAACTATTTTTACTCAGGGTTTAAAGGAACAGGATTTACTAACGACGTAGTAATGGAAATTACTAACGCTACAGCAATTTCAGAATTTGATGGATTTGAATGGCAAAAACGTGGTATTTCTTATGTTGCCAGACTTACTTATGCTTTTGATAATAAATACTTAGCATCTTTTAGTATGAGACGTGATGGTAGTTCAATATTTGGTTCAGACTATAAATATGGTAACTTCCCAGCAGCATCTGTAGGATGGAACATTGCAAAAGAAGACTTTATGTCTGAAAGTGATGTAATTAATAACCTTAAGTTTAGAGTTAGTTATGGTGTTACAGGTAACGACCGTTTAAATACCGGTGCAACAGATCCAGATGCTAACGGTAGTGAAGCTACTTTAAGTACAGGTAACATCTTAGTAGATTACTATCCATATTTAGCTTTATTAGGAGCCGCAGGAAATAGTTATGCAGTAGATGGTTCTATCACAGCAGGATTCTCTCCAGTAAACATTGCAAACCCAGGATTAAAATGGGAGCGTTTAGTAGAAATCAACCCAGGTATTGATTTTGGATTACTAAACAATAGAATTACAGGTTCTATAGATTGGTATCAAAGAACTAGTGACCAATTATTACTTAACAACCCAATATCAGTCACAACAGGTTTTGAGGGGGCTTTAGTAAATTTAGGAGAAGTTAAAAATGAAGGATGGGAATTTGAGTTAAGAACTAAAAATATTAGTTCAGAGAAATTTAGCTGGAGTACTACTGTTATTGCAACAACAAACAAAAACACATTAGTAGATTTTGCAGACTCTGACGGTCAGATTACAAGTTTAGATCCAAGTAGACCTGCAGAATGGATTAACTTAGAAGGACAACCTATTTCTCAATTCTACGGATATGTAGTAGATAAAGAAATTCCATTAGAATATTTAGATAGACCATACAGACACGTTGGTGCACAGTCAGGTTTAGTATATGTTAAAGATTTAAACGGTGATGGTGTTTTAGACGAAGAAGATAAAACCGTATTAGGAAACCCTTATCCAGAATTAATTTGGAGTTTTACTAACGAATTTAGTTTAGGTAACTTCGATTTCTCTTTCATGTTCCAAGGTTCTCATGGAGCAGAAGTTAGAAACATTGCAGACCACTACTTGTTTAGTAACAATAACAACAGAACAATCTTAGAAGGAACTCCAGATCAAGAATTCTTAGTAGATAAATATTTTACTAATAGTATTGTACAAGATGCTTCTTACATTGCTTTAAGAAACGTTAATATTGGGTATAACTTCCCAAGTGAAACTTTAGATAAACTTAAACTTTCAGGATTAAGAGTTTATGCTACAGGTCAAAATTTAATTTACGAAACTGCAGATAACTATACAGGATGGAACCCTGAAGCACTTGATAAAACAAGTCCTACTCAATCAGGATACCAAAGAGGTGGATCGCCAATATATAGTACTATATCTCTTGGTTTAAACTTAGATTTTTAA
- a CDS encoding FadR/GntR family transcriptional regulator, whose amino-acid sequence MKLGVLSKSDNEEIHNQIIVQIAELINVKNLEPGDKLPSERMLSEKLDVSRSAVREAINKLVFYGLLKSIPQSGTFVANIGVTAMNGMVEYILGLGDPDFKSLVETRILLELKIVKLASLRRTEEDLVNIKKALDAYEEKVLNGEDAVQEDLLFHLAIANTCGNSTLNGFMLKITPEIITNFKKYHVCGDELTVEAIKEHKQIYEAIKNRETQKAREIMKVHFKTLYQYCYNIK is encoded by the coding sequence ATGAAATTAGGAGTTCTATCGAAAAGTGATAATGAAGAAATTCATAATCAGATAATAGTTCAAATAGCTGAACTAATAAATGTAAAAAATCTAGAACCTGGAGACAAATTGCCCTCAGAACGTATGTTGTCTGAGAAATTAGACGTTAGCAGAAGTGCGGTAAGAGAAGCTATTAATAAACTTGTATTTTATGGTTTATTAAAATCTATTCCTCAAAGCGGAACTTTTGTTGCTAATATAGGCGTTACGGCAATGAACGGTATGGTTGAGTATATTTTAGGTCTTGGAGATCCAGATTTTAAATCGTTAGTAGAAACTCGTATTCTTTTAGAATTAAAAATTGTAAAATTAGCGTCCTTAAGACGTACAGAAGAAGACCTAGTAAATATAAAGAAAGCTTTAGACGCGTATGAGGAAAAGGTATTAAATGGTGAAGATGCAGTGCAAGAAGACTTGCTATTTCATTTAGCTATTGCAAATACTTGTGGTAATAGTACACTTAATGGATTTATGTTAAAAATTACTCCAGAAATTATTACCAACTTTAAGAAATATCATGTGTGTGGAGATGAGTTAACTGTGGAAGCGATTAAAGAACATAAGCAGATTTACGAAGCGATTAAGAATCGTGAAACTCAGAAAGCAAGAGAAATCATGAAAGTTCATTTTAAAACACTGTATCAATATTGTTATAACATCAAATAA
- a CDS encoding polysaccharide lyase family 7 protein, translating into MKNFRKEILGLLVIVFLSVNATCQEKTSSATDSSSKTEKKNKKKKKYKLPKIDLSHWSVTTPERNAKGGAMNIEPPEILNYATDERLIPYMYNDSVNGALVFYSYPSDATTANTKYTRSELREQMVPGDNNTNWTFADGAYMRGKLAMEDVSKGSDGKYHKVIIMQIHGRLTNEQRDLIGQKDNNAPPILKIYWQDGKIRVKTKKLKNLSATDEELLHEDAWDDDEGHTFDQEVGFGKFILEVKISDGKMVVVLNKNEYAVYEDVSMRRWGIFENYFKAGNYFQSRDEGAYAKVKYYELEVKH; encoded by the coding sequence ATGAAAAACTTCCGCAAAGAAATATTAGGATTATTAGTGATAGTTTTTCTTTCTGTTAACGCTACTTGTCAAGAAAAGACAAGTAGCGCTACAGATTCATCTTCCAAAACTGAGAAAAAGAATAAAAAGAAGAAAAAATATAAATTACCAAAGATAGATCTAAGTCATTGGAGTGTAACCACACCAGAGCGTAATGCAAAAGGTGGAGCTATGAATATTGAGCCACCAGAGATTTTAAATTATGCGACCGATGAGCGGTTAATCCCTTATATGTATAATGATTCTGTAAACGGTGCTTTAGTATTTTATTCATACCCAAGTGATGCTACTACAGCAAATACTAAATATACCAGATCAGAACTACGCGAACAAATGGTTCCAGGAGATAATAATACCAATTGGACATTTGCAGACGGTGCATATATGCGTGGTAAATTGGCCATGGAAGATGTATCGAAAGGTTCTGATGGTAAATATCATAAAGTAATCATCATGCAAATTCATGGTAGATTAACTAATGAACAGCGCGATTTAATCGGACAAAAAGATAACAATGCGCCACCAATATTAAAAATATATTGGCAAGACGGTAAGATACGAGTAAAAACTAAAAAACTAAAAAACCTTAGTGCTACAGACGAAGAGTTATTGCATGAAGATGCATGGGATGATGACGAAGGGCATACATTCGATCAAGAAGTAGGCTTTGGAAAGTTTATATTAGAAGTTAAAATTTCGGACGGTAAAATGGTTGTTGTTCTAAATAAAAATGAATATGCAGTATACGAAGATGTCAGTATGAGAAGATGGGGCATCTTTGAAAACTATTTTAAAGCGGGTAACTATTTTCAATCGCGAGATGAAGGTGCCTATGCGAAAGTTAAATATTACGAGTTAGAAGTTAAACATTAA
- a CDS encoding PKD domain-containing protein, with the protein MINLRKYIIGTGVTALALAVSLSFTACDPTIDALEFDLPEANSQEDLTPPSASFTANVTSDYLTYDFSNTSSSATDYVWDYGDGNTGTTVDGLNTYPDEGVYTITLTATDKLGKSDTYTMEIEVVEPEVPAAIYPEIINGDFDGGTSGWKPSKCTDCSTSAFNASSDGSPLLYDGTDSGESKTAGAKYTSTTSAGPLLSSNTRYGYQPIYVSANTNYVLEYEYAIKTDNEDIEGGDRVIVSILDGYYDDAAVAAASTPIVSITGAEANGKGNFATVKQVFSSNATGEISILMYAITNDELYIDNVKVYPVE; encoded by the coding sequence ATGATTAATTTAAGAAAATATATAATCGGAACGGGTGTAACAGCCTTAGCGCTTGCGGTAAGCCTTTCGTTTACAGCATGCGACCCAACAATAGATGCCTTAGAATTTGATTTGCCAGAAGCTAACTCTCAAGAAGATTTAACACCGCCTTCAGCAAGTTTTACAGCTAATGTAACTTCAGACTATTTAACTTACGATTTCTCAAACACATCGTCTAGTGCAACAGATTATGTTTGGGATTATGGAGATGGTAATACAGGAACAACAGTAGATGGTCTAAATACATATCCAGACGAAGGTGTGTATACAATTACACTTACAGCAACAGATAAATTAGGTAAATCAGACACTTATACAATGGAAATTGAAGTTGTAGAACCTGAAGTTCCTGCAGCAATTTATCCAGAGATTATTAATGGTGATTTTGATGGAGGAACAAGTGGTTGGAAACCATCTAAATGTACAGATTGTTCAACAAGTGCATTTAATGCAAGTTCAGACGGTTCGCCATTACTGTATGATGGTACAGATTCTGGAGAAAGCAAAACAGCAGGTGCAAAATATACAAGTACTACCTCTGCAGGTCCGTTATTAAGTAGTAACACAAGATATGGTTATCAACCAATATATGTGTCTGCTAATACAAATTATGTGTTGGAATATGAATATGCTATTAAGACAGATAATGAAGATATCGAAGGAGGAGACCGCGTAATAGTAAGTATATTAGATGGGTATTATGACGATGCTGCTGTAGCTGCAGCTAGTACTCCTATTGTAAGTATAACAGGAGCAGAAGCTAATGGTAAAGGTAACTTCGCAACAGTTAAACAAGTATTTTCTTCAAACGCAACAGGTGAGATATCAATTTTAATGTATGCTATTACTAACGATGAGTTATATATAGACAACGTTAAAGTTTATCCAGTAGAATAA